Proteins encoded by one window of Modestobacter marinus:
- a CDS encoding helix-turn-helix domain-containing protein codes for MTENLVGEYLRARREQVRPDDVGITATGSRRVPGLRRDELAMLAGISSEYYTRLEQGRDRHPSAQVLDAVARALGLDAASTSHLHDLADPAPRRRRTSRTERVRPSVAQLLAAWDRTPAFVQGRHLDVLAANPLAVALSPLFHPGTNLLRSVLLDPDAHQLDPAWEATAAQLVAVLRSAAGPDVDDPHLTELVGELSVRSELFRRLWARHDVRRHPGGGVYRVAHPQVGDLELRYDKFTLADAGDQVLVVYQAEPGSRSAEALTLLASLSAVSPTRR; via the coding sequence GTGACCGAGAACCTGGTCGGTGAGTACCTGCGCGCCCGGCGGGAGCAGGTGCGCCCGGACGACGTCGGCATCACCGCCACCGGCTCCCGCCGGGTCCCCGGCCTGCGCCGGGACGAGCTGGCGATGCTGGCCGGCATCAGCAGCGAGTACTACACGCGGCTGGAGCAGGGCCGCGACCGGCACCCGTCGGCGCAGGTGCTCGACGCGGTCGCCCGCGCGCTGGGCCTGGACGCCGCCTCGACCAGCCACCTGCACGACCTCGCCGACCCCGCGCCCCGCCGCCGGCGCACGTCCCGCACCGAGCGGGTGCGGCCCAGCGTCGCCCAGCTGCTCGCCGCGTGGGACCGGACGCCGGCGTTCGTGCAGGGCCGCCACCTCGACGTGCTGGCCGCGAACCCGCTGGCCGTGGCGCTGTCGCCGCTGTTCCACCCGGGCACGAACCTGCTCCGCTCCGTCCTGCTCGACCCCGACGCCCACCAGCTCGACCCCGCTTGGGAGGCGACGGCGGCCCAGCTGGTCGCCGTCCTGCGGAGCGCGGCCGGGCCGGACGTCGACGACCCGCACCTGACCGAGCTCGTGGGTGAGCTGTCGGTGCGCAGTGAGCTGTTCCGGCGGCTGTGGGCCCGGCACGACGTGCGCCGGCACCCCGGCGGCGGGGTGTACCGCGTGGCGCACCCGCAGGTCGGCGACCTCGAGCTGCGCTACGACAAGTTCACCCTCGCCGATGCCGGGGACCAGGTGCTGGTGGTCTACCAGGCCGAGCCGGGCTCCCGGTCGGCCGAGGCGCTGACCCTGCTGGCCTCGCTGTCGGCGGTCAGTCCGACGCGGCGCTGA
- a CDS encoding RNB domain-containing ribonuclease → MARVLKVSAPLDFAAIRAEAGVPDEFPADVLAEADRVAADPPLPEHDATDLPLVTIDPPGARDLDQAVHLARTAGGYRVSYAIADVGAFVPLGSAIDAEARRRGQTVYSPDGRTPLHPPQLSEGAASLLPGQLRPAALWTIDLDADGEVTDVDLRRARVRSRAQLDYESVGADVPAELVLLPEIGRLLQARARDRGAIELGTPSQEVEPGPDGGWTIAFRGQSDVEGWNAQISLLTGRCAARLMLDGGVGVLRTLPPADPAAVETLRRLAPALGVEWPDGAGPGDVIATVDPARPRHGAFLDAAASLLRGAAYTAFDGPPPAQPGHGGVGAPYAHVTAPLRRLVDRFGTEVCLALAAGEQPSPELRAALPELPGLMAASDRRTREVERAVIELVEATVLAGRVGEVFDAVVLDADEKRSTVVLSDLAVEARCDGRLTPGQRVRVRLVTADPATRTVRFEAAGN, encoded by the coding sequence GTGGCTCGCGTGCTGAAGGTGTCCGCTCCGCTCGACTTCGCCGCGATCCGGGCGGAGGCCGGGGTGCCCGACGAGTTCCCGGCCGACGTGCTGGCCGAGGCCGACCGGGTCGCCGCCGACCCACCGCTGCCCGAGCACGACGCGACCGACCTGCCGCTGGTGACCATCGACCCGCCCGGTGCCCGCGACCTCGACCAGGCCGTGCACCTGGCCCGCACCGCCGGCGGCTACCGGGTGTCCTACGCGATCGCCGACGTCGGCGCCTTCGTGCCGCTGGGCAGCGCGATCGACGCCGAGGCCCGGCGCCGCGGTCAGACCGTCTACTCCCCCGACGGCCGGACGCCGCTGCACCCGCCGCAGCTGTCCGAGGGCGCGGCCAGCCTGCTGCCCGGGCAGCTCCGGCCCGCCGCGCTGTGGACCATCGACCTGGACGCCGACGGCGAGGTCACCGACGTCGACCTGCGCCGCGCCCGGGTGCGCAGCCGGGCCCAGCTGGACTACGAGTCGGTGGGCGCCGACGTGCCCGCCGAGCTGGTGCTGCTGCCCGAGATCGGCCGGCTGCTGCAGGCCCGGGCCCGCGACCGCGGTGCCATCGAGCTGGGCACCCCGTCCCAGGAGGTCGAGCCCGGGCCGGACGGCGGCTGGACCATCGCCTTCCGCGGCCAGTCCGACGTCGAGGGCTGGAACGCCCAGATCTCGCTGCTCACCGGCCGGTGCGCCGCCCGGCTGATGCTCGACGGCGGGGTCGGGGTGCTGCGCACGTTGCCGCCGGCCGACCCGGCTGCGGTCGAGACGCTCCGCCGGCTCGCCCCCGCGCTGGGCGTCGAGTGGCCGGACGGTGCCGGGCCCGGCGACGTCATCGCCACCGTGGACCCGGCACGGCCGCGGCACGGGGCCTTCCTCGACGCCGCCGCCTCGCTGCTGCGCGGCGCGGCCTACACCGCGTTCGACGGCCCGCCGCCCGCCCAGCCCGGGCACGGTGGCGTCGGCGCGCCCTACGCGCACGTGACCGCCCCGCTGCGCCGGCTCGTCGACCGGTTCGGCACCGAGGTCTGCCTGGCGCTGGCCGCCGGCGAGCAGCCCTCCCCCGAGCTGCGTGCCGCGTTGCCCGAGCTGCCCGGGTTGATGGCCGCCTCCGACCGGCGCACGCGCGAGGTCGAGCGTGCCGTCATCGAGCTGGTCGAGGCGACCGTGCTGGCCGGCCGGGTCGGTGAGGTGTTCGACGCCGTCGTGCTCGACGCGGACGAGAAGCGCTCCACCGTGGTGCTCAGCGACCTGGCCGTCGAGGCCCGCTGCGATGGGCGGCTGACCCCGGGCCAGCGGGTCCGGGTCCGGCTCGTGACCGCCGACCCGGCCACCCGCACCGTTCGGTTCGAGGCCGCCGGGAACTGA
- a CDS encoding class I SAM-dependent methyltransferase has product MILQPCTASGSALPSGTRVFLREFARAPLRTASVVPSSPALARRMIAPLLGGRVAPVVVELGPGTGSFTAALRAAAPGMRYLGVELNPVMADHLVARFPGVDLLRGPAAELPRALAERGLPAADLVVSGLPWQAFAGPVGSELVATIAAHLAPSGAYTQFTYRWSRWAPPGRRQHRELRRHFGRVDLSPTVWANLPPAVVYTATEPVRPDAPPRPGGEPPERRPAALATSPMTSSSHR; this is encoded by the coding sequence GTGATCCTCCAGCCCTGCACCGCGTCCGGCAGCGCCCTGCCGTCGGGCACCCGGGTGTTCCTCCGCGAGTTCGCCCGCGCGCCGCTGCGCACGGCGTCGGTGGTGCCGAGCTCCCCGGCCCTGGCCCGACGGATGATCGCGCCGCTGCTGGGCGGCCGGGTCGCGCCGGTCGTCGTGGAGCTCGGGCCGGGCACAGGTTCCTTCACCGCCGCGCTGCGGGCGGCGGCGCCCGGGATGCGCTACCTGGGCGTCGAGCTGAACCCGGTGATGGCCGACCACCTCGTCGCCCGATTCCCCGGCGTCGACCTGCTCCGCGGACCGGCCGCCGAGCTGCCGCGGGCGTTGGCCGAGCGCGGTCTGCCCGCCGCCGACCTGGTCGTGAGCGGCCTGCCATGGCAGGCCTTCGCCGGCCCGGTGGGCAGCGAGCTGGTGGCCACCATCGCCGCCCACCTCGCGCCGTCCGGGGCGTACACGCAGTTCACCTACCGATGGAGCCGCTGGGCGCCGCCCGGCCGCCGGCAGCACCGCGAGCTGCGGCGGCACTTCGGCCGGGTCGACCTCTCCCCCACCGTGTGGGCCAATCTGCCGCCGGCCGTCGTCTACACCGCGACCGAGCCGGTGCGGCCGGACGCTCCCCCGCGGCCGGGAGGTGAGCCACCTGAGCGACGGCCGGCTGCCCTGGCGACGTCGCCGATGACGTCGTCGTCGCACCGGTAG
- a CDS encoding helix-turn-helix transcriptional regulator, whose protein sequence is MADRGDFASLLRAWRERLQPAAVGFPAGNRRTRGLRREEVALLAGVSVDYLVRLEQGRADRPSVQVVSSLARVLQLSDLERDQLHLAAGLPAPLPTAVPTHVPASVQRLLARLPDVAVGVWTAHWTLLTANAAWRSLLGPMDPGLNLVVAQFAGSTPQVVWEEGDHERHERALVSDLRTALIRYPDDPAVRAVLAELQQFDRFRQLWDEGTVVEHRFQAKTFVHPSVGQVTLDCDVLTAIGTDLRIVAYTAEPGTEDASRFDLIRTLGTVEVSAASD, encoded by the coding sequence ATGGCCGACCGTGGGGACTTCGCATCGCTGCTGCGCGCGTGGCGGGAGCGGCTGCAGCCGGCCGCGGTGGGCTTCCCCGCGGGCAACCGCCGCACCCGTGGCCTGCGCCGGGAAGAGGTCGCGCTGCTGGCCGGTGTCTCGGTCGACTACCTGGTGCGGCTGGAGCAGGGCCGCGCCGACCGGCCCTCGGTGCAGGTGGTCTCGTCGCTCGCCCGGGTACTGCAGCTGTCCGACCTGGAACGCGACCAGCTGCACCTGGCCGCCGGCCTGCCCGCACCGTTGCCCACCGCCGTCCCCACGCACGTCCCGGCCAGCGTGCAGCGGCTGCTCGCCCGGCTGCCCGACGTCGCCGTCGGCGTCTGGACGGCGCACTGGACGCTGCTGACCGCCAACGCGGCGTGGCGGTCGCTGCTCGGGCCGATGGACCCCGGGCTGAACCTGGTCGTCGCCCAGTTCGCCGGCTCGACACCGCAGGTGGTGTGGGAGGAGGGGGACCACGAACGGCACGAGCGCGCCCTCGTCTCGGACCTGCGGACCGCCCTCATCCGGTACCCCGACGACCCGGCCGTGCGGGCGGTCCTCGCCGAGCTGCAGCAGTTCGACCGGTTCCGGCAGCTGTGGGACGAGGGCACGGTCGTCGAGCACCGGTTCCAGGCCAAGACCTTCGTGCACCCGTCCGTCGGGCAGGTGACGCTGGACTGCGACGTCCTCACCGCCATCGGCACCGACCTGCGGATCGTCGCCTACACCGCGGAGCCGGGCACCGAGGACGCGTCCCGCTTCGACCTCATCCGCACCCTCGGCACGGTCGAGGTCAGCGCCGCGTCGGACTGA
- a CDS encoding YciI family protein: MAKYLMLKHYRSTSKSLDCAPMDQWTPEEVSAHIQYMRDFGAKLTETGEFVDAQGVAQEGTWVRYDGEGRPPVTDGPFAETKDLIAGWMVIDVDSYERAVELAGELSAAPGPGGEPIREWLELRPVMSEPPTVRE; encoded by the coding sequence ATGGCGAAGTACCTGATGCTCAAGCACTACCGCAGCACCTCGAAGTCGCTGGACTGCGCGCCGATGGACCAGTGGACGCCGGAGGAGGTCTCGGCGCACATCCAGTACATGCGCGACTTCGGGGCGAAGCTCACCGAGACCGGCGAGTTCGTCGACGCGCAGGGCGTCGCGCAGGAGGGCACCTGGGTCCGGTACGACGGCGAGGGTCGGCCGCCGGTCACCGACGGGCCGTTCGCCGAGACCAAGGACCTCATCGCCGGCTGGATGGTGATCGACGTGGACAGCTACGAGCGCGCGGTCGAGCTGGCCGGCGAGCTGTCCGCGGCCCCCGGGCCGGGCGGCGAGCCGATCCGTGAGTGGCTGGAGCTGCGGCCGGTCATGTCCGAGCCGCCGACCGTCAGGGAGTGA
- a CDS encoding VOC family protein produces the protein MPTIMPMVLTADPERLRDFYVGALGAEVVERTAPEPADDPPSFLSLRLGDSVLGLIREADPPAGNRTLLGIDVADVDALLDSVRSHGGSVTGGPTDMAWGMRVAHVSDPDGNPINLQCPVRD, from the coding sequence GTGCCCACGATCATGCCCATGGTCCTCACCGCCGACCCCGAACGCCTGAGGGACTTCTACGTCGGCGCGCTCGGCGCGGAGGTGGTCGAGCGGACCGCGCCCGAACCTGCCGACGACCCGCCGTCCTTCCTCAGCCTGCGCCTCGGCGACTCGGTGCTGGGGCTCATCCGGGAAGCCGACCCACCCGCCGGCAACCGGACCCTGCTCGGCATCGACGTCGCCGACGTCGACGCGCTCCTGGACTCCGTGCGCTCGCACGGCGGCTCGGTCACCGGCGGCCCGACCGACATGGCGTGGGGCATGCGCGTGGCCCACGTGAGCGATCCCGACGGCAACCCGATCAACCTGCAGTGCCCCGTCAGGGACTGA
- a CDS encoding SDR family oxidoreductase → MTRTWLVTGVGSGFGRLLAEQLLARGDRVAGTVRRPDAVADLRAAHGDAFSVHRLDLTDTGRIRGVVVDAAAALGRLDVVVSNAGYGLFGAAEELNDAQVTHQLDTNLLGSIQLVRAALPHLRAAGGGRVLQLSSSAGQTAWPGSSLYNATKWGIEGFCEAVAAEVAPFGIGVTIVEPGAARTGFGATGLRVAEPLDAYDSSPAAYVHGFRDGGLPGVIGDPARMAAAMIASVDQSPAPLRLVLGSDSWAAVTASLEARLEQVRGQRATAGATDG, encoded by the coding sequence ATGACACGCACCTGGCTCGTGACCGGGGTGGGCAGCGGCTTCGGCCGCCTGCTCGCCGAACAGCTCCTCGCCCGCGGCGACCGGGTCGCCGGCACCGTCCGGCGGCCCGACGCGGTCGCCGACCTCCGCGCCGCCCACGGCGACGCCTTCTCCGTCCACCGGCTCGACCTCACCGACACCGGCCGCATCCGCGGGGTGGTGGTCGACGCCGCGGCCGCGCTCGGCCGGCTCGACGTGGTCGTCAGCAACGCCGGGTACGGGCTGTTCGGCGCGGCCGAGGAGCTCAACGACGCCCAGGTCACCCACCAGCTCGACACCAACCTCCTCGGCTCGATCCAGCTGGTCCGCGCCGCGCTGCCGCACCTGCGTGCGGCCGGTGGCGGGCGGGTGCTCCAACTGTCGTCGTCCGCCGGGCAGACCGCCTGGCCCGGCTCGTCGCTGTACAACGCGACCAAGTGGGGGATCGAGGGCTTCTGCGAGGCCGTCGCCGCGGAGGTCGCGCCGTTCGGGATCGGCGTGACGATCGTCGAGCCCGGCGCCGCCCGCACCGGCTTCGGCGCGACCGGGCTGCGCGTCGCCGAGCCGCTCGACGCCTACGACAGTTCACCGGCCGCCTACGTCCACGGGTTCCGCGACGGCGGGCTTCCCGGGGTCATCGGCGACCCCGCGCGCATGGCAGCGGCGATGATCGCCAGCGTCGACCAGAGCCCTGCCCCGCTCCGGCTGGTGCTCGGCAGCGACTCGTGGGCGGCGGTGACCGCGTCGCTGGAGGCCCGCCTGGAGCAGGTGCGGGGCCAGCGGGCGACCGCAGGGGCCACGGACGGCTGA
- a CDS encoding helix-turn-helix transcriptional regulator → MGIDRAGLAVFLRGRRELLQPEDVGLPRGPRRRTAGLRREEVAALCHMSADYYTRLERERGPQPSEQMIASIAQGLHLSLDERDHLFRLAGHQPPPRGAGSEHISPGLLRIFDRLADTPAEIVTEVGETLRQTAPGIALVGDAMRYTGPARSRGYRWFTDPAARALYVPEDHAHMSRTYAAGLRALVTMRGPGSRAAHLADLLLARSEEFRSLWEVHEVGIHLDEVKRYQHPEVGRLELNCQTLVDPHQAHRLMVYTAAPGTESYEKLQVLTVIGAQSLAPSGAAHSEDRS, encoded by the coding sequence GTGGGGATCGATCGAGCAGGACTGGCGGTGTTCCTCCGGGGGCGCCGCGAGTTGCTCCAACCCGAGGACGTCGGCCTGCCCCGTGGGCCGCGCCGCCGGACCGCCGGGCTGCGGCGCGAGGAGGTGGCCGCCCTCTGCCACATGTCGGCGGACTACTACACCCGGCTGGAGCGCGAGCGCGGTCCGCAGCCGTCGGAGCAGATGATCGCCTCGATCGCGCAGGGGCTGCACCTGTCCCTCGACGAGCGCGACCACCTGTTCCGGCTCGCCGGGCACCAGCCGCCGCCGCGGGGCGCGGGCAGCGAGCACATCAGCCCCGGCCTGCTGCGGATCTTCGACCGCCTCGCCGACACCCCCGCCGAGATCGTCACCGAGGTCGGGGAGACCCTGCGGCAGACGGCGCCCGGGATCGCGCTCGTCGGCGATGCGATGCGGTACACCGGGCCGGCGCGCAGCCGGGGGTACCGGTGGTTCACCGACCCGGCGGCCCGGGCGCTGTACGTGCCGGAGGACCACGCGCACATGTCGCGCACCTACGCCGCCGGGCTGCGCGCCCTGGTCACGATGCGTGGGCCCGGCTCACGGGCGGCGCACCTGGCCGACCTGCTGCTGGCACGGAGCGAGGAGTTCCGGTCGCTGTGGGAGGTGCACGAGGTCGGCATCCACCTCGACGAGGTCAAGCGCTACCAGCACCCCGAGGTCGGCCGGCTGGAGCTGAACTGCCAGACGCTGGTCGACCCGCACCAGGCCCACCGCCTGATGGTCTACACCGCCGCGCCGGGCACGGAGAGCTACGAGAAGCTGCAGGTGCTCACGGTCATCGGCGCCCAGTCCCTCGCACCGTCCGGTGCCGCGCACTCCGAGGACCGGTCGTGA
- a CDS encoding SDR family NAD(P)-dependent oxidoreductase translates to MTTTLITGGNKSLGFETARRLKEHGHRVVIGARDADRGQRAAEQLGVEWVRIDVTSDESVASAAAEVRDRFGGLDVLVNNAGISGPFAGVDELDGPAVLAVLDTNTVGIVRTTHAFLPLLRESAAPVVVNVTSGLGSFTVRGDETRIEHSLPTLGYSASKAAVNMITSVYAQFLPELRVNTVDPGYTATDLNGHSGPQTVTEGTDAIVAMATIGTDGPTGTFTDRHGAVGW, encoded by the coding sequence ATGACGACGACACTGATCACCGGCGGCAACAAGAGCTTGGGCTTCGAGACGGCCCGGCGACTGAAAGAGCACGGGCACCGGGTGGTCATCGGCGCCCGCGACGCCGACCGCGGGCAGCGCGCGGCCGAGCAACTGGGCGTGGAGTGGGTGCGCATCGACGTCACCTCCGACGAGTCGGTGGCCTCGGCGGCGGCGGAGGTGCGCGACCGGTTCGGTGGGCTGGACGTGCTGGTGAACAACGCCGGCATCTCCGGCCCGTTCGCCGGGGTCGACGAGCTCGACGGCCCGGCGGTGCTGGCGGTCCTCGACACCAACACCGTGGGGATCGTCCGGACGACGCACGCCTTCCTGCCGTTGCTGCGCGAGTCGGCCGCGCCGGTGGTGGTCAACGTGACCAGCGGGCTCGGCTCGTTCACCGTGCGCGGCGACGAGACCCGGATCGAGCACTCACTGCCGACGCTCGGCTACTCGGCCAGCAAGGCGGCGGTCAACATGATCACCTCGGTGTACGCGCAGTTCCTGCCCGAACTGCGGGTCAACACCGTCGACCCGGGCTACACGGCCACCGACCTCAACGGCCACTCCGGCCCGCAGACCGTCACCGAGGGCACCGACGCGATCGTCGCGATGGCCACCATCGGCACCGACGGCCCGACCGGCACCTTCACCGACCGGCACGGCGCCGTCGGCTGGTGA
- a CDS encoding SDR family oxidoreductase — protein MTRTIDIPVPNLTGTRAVLTGGSDGIGLVLARRLVAAGADLVLPVRNRGKGEAAAAEIRAQVPGASITLHELDLSSLESVAALAAALVAEGRPIDVLVANAGVMTPPERRTTADGFELQFGTNHLGHVALVAQLMPLLRAGRARVTTQLSVAANSNAVHWDDLQWERSYHPMRAYSSSKIAVGLFALELDRRSQAGDWGITSTVSHPGIAPTNLLASRPEIGRTAESREIRLIRRLSRWGIAGTPETAALPALLAATAPDTAGGRFYGPSRFRHMSGLPAEQPLYRRLRSVEDARRIWQLSEQLAHVSFPMDGATDLDQAARRLPA, from the coding sequence ATGACCCGCACGATCGACATCCCCGTCCCCAACCTCACCGGCACGCGCGCGGTGCTCACCGGGGGCAGCGACGGCATCGGCCTCGTCCTCGCCCGCCGCCTGGTGGCCGCGGGCGCCGACCTGGTGCTCCCCGTCCGCAACCGCGGCAAGGGCGAGGCGGCCGCCGCGGAGATCCGGGCGCAGGTGCCCGGGGCGAGCATCACCCTGCACGAGCTGGACCTCTCCTCGCTGGAGTCGGTCGCCGCACTCGCCGCCGCCCTGGTCGCCGAGGGCCGGCCGATCGACGTCCTGGTCGCCAACGCCGGCGTGATGACCCCGCCGGAACGGCGGACGACGGCCGACGGCTTCGAGCTGCAGTTCGGCACCAACCACCTCGGCCACGTCGCGCTGGTGGCGCAGCTGATGCCGCTGCTGCGCGCCGGCCGGGCGCGGGTGACCACGCAGCTGAGCGTGGCCGCCAACAGCAACGCCGTCCACTGGGACGACCTGCAGTGGGAGCGGTCCTACCACCCGATGCGCGCCTACAGCTCGTCGAAGATCGCCGTCGGCCTCTTCGCCCTCGAACTCGACCGCCGCAGCCAGGCCGGCGACTGGGGGATCACCAGCACCGTCTCCCACCCCGGCATCGCCCCGACGAACCTGCTCGCCTCCCGACCCGAGATCGGGCGGACGGCGGAGTCGCGCGAGATCCGGCTGATCCGGCGCCTGTCGCGCTGGGGCATCGCGGGGACGCCGGAGACCGCGGCACTGCCCGCCCTGCTCGCCGCCACCGCACCGGACACTGCAGGCGGCCGGTTCTACGGGCCCAGCCGGTTCCGGCACATGAGCGGGCTCCCGGCCGAGCAGCCGCTCTACCGGCGGCTGCGCAGCGTCGAGGACGCCCGGCGCATCTGGCAGCTGTCCGAGCAGCTGGCGCACGTGTCCTTCCCGATGGACGGGGCCACCGACCTCGACCAGGCCGCCCGCCGGCTGCCGGCGTGA
- a CDS encoding RNA polymerase sigma factor has translation MSPPVDEVLLRSVVPGVLGVLVRRGADFAAAEDAVQDALVEAVRAWPADPPRDPQAWLVTVAWRRFLDATRSEAARRRREEVVHEEPGPVSSADDTLQLYFLCAHPSLTPSSAVALTLRAVGGLTTRQIAAAYLVPEATMAQRISRAKRTVSGVRFDSAGDVATVLRVLYLVFNEGYSGDVDLAAEAIRLTRQLAAVVDHPEVAGLLALMLLHHARRAARVADDGSLVPLAQQDRGRWDTALIAEGVEVLQAALARDRLGEFQAQAAIAALHADARTAEETDWVQIVEWYDELLRLTDSPVVRLNRAVAVGEADGARAGLAALASVDASVPRRTAVQAYLHEKDGDLPTAARLYAEAAAKAPNAAERDHLTRQAARLNSG, from the coding sequence GTGAGCCCGCCCGTGGACGAGGTGCTGCTGCGCAGCGTCGTCCCGGGCGTGCTCGGCGTCCTCGTCCGCCGCGGAGCCGACTTCGCGGCGGCCGAGGACGCCGTCCAGGACGCGCTGGTCGAGGCGGTGCGCGCCTGGCCGGCCGACCCGCCGCGGGACCCGCAGGCCTGGCTGGTGACCGTGGCCTGGCGCCGGTTCCTCGACGCCACCCGGTCGGAGGCGGCCCGTCGCCGGCGCGAGGAGGTGGTCCACGAGGAGCCGGGGCCGGTGTCGTCCGCCGACGACACGCTGCAGCTGTACTTCCTGTGCGCGCACCCGTCGCTGACGCCGTCCTCGGCGGTGGCGCTGACGCTGCGGGCGGTGGGCGGGCTGACCACCCGGCAGATCGCCGCCGCGTACCTGGTGCCGGAGGCCACGATGGCGCAGCGGATCAGCCGGGCGAAGCGCACCGTCTCCGGCGTCCGCTTCGACTCCGCCGGCGACGTCGCCACCGTGCTGCGGGTGCTGTACCTGGTGTTCAACGAGGGCTACTCCGGCGACGTCGACCTGGCCGCGGAGGCGATCCGGCTGACCCGGCAGCTGGCGGCCGTGGTCGACCACCCGGAGGTGGCGGGGCTGCTGGCGCTGATGCTGCTGCACCACGCCCGGCGGGCGGCCCGCGTCGCGGACGACGGGAGCCTGGTGCCGCTCGCTCAGCAGGACCGCGGGCGGTGGGACACCGCGTTGATCGCCGAGGGGGTCGAGGTGCTGCAGGCGGCGCTGGCCCGCGACCGGCTCGGCGAGTTCCAGGCGCAGGCGGCGATCGCGGCGCTGCACGCCGACGCGCGGACCGCCGAGGAGACCGACTGGGTGCAGATCGTCGAGTGGTACGACGAGCTGCTCCGGCTGACCGACAGCCCCGTCGTCCGGCTGAACCGGGCGGTGGCCGTCGGTGAGGCCGACGGTGCGCGCGCCGGCCTGGCAGCCCTGGCCTCGGTGGACGCCTCGGTGCCGCGCCGCACCGCCGTCCAGGCGTACCTGCACGAGAAGGACGGCGACCTGCCGACGGCGGCGCGGCTCTACGCCGAAGCCGCCGCGAAGGCCCCCAACGCCGCCGAGCGCGACCACCTCACCCGCCAGGCCGCCCGGCTCAACTCCGGCTGA